One Paucidesulfovibrio longus DSM 6739 genomic window carries:
- a CDS encoding GNAT family N-acetyltransferase yields the protein MSGEKREAQGKDMLRLRPISVDDAPHMVRLLGEDREAVMCMARMPWPLTLEGARQWLRNIAKGETVFAVLRPSDGVFLGTVGFWPGRGDDSETFEIGYFIGREFWNQGFATAAVAKAVESARRVGVECLQALVRPENAASIRVLEKNGFLFLGEVQRDQPLRGGMRTLELWERDIEPLGKSRDTEAMRESLRRSKPRGWDE from the coding sequence ATGTCTGGTGAGAAGCGCGAGGCGCAGGGTAAGGATATGTTGCGCCTCCGGCCCATTTCCGTTGATGACGCGCCGCATATGGTGCGGCTTTTGGGTGAGGACCGCGAAGCGGTGATGTGCATGGCCCGCATGCCCTGGCCGCTGACCCTCGAAGGGGCGCGCCAGTGGTTGCGCAACATTGCCAAGGGCGAGACCGTATTCGCGGTCTTGCGGCCCTCGGACGGGGTCTTCCTCGGCACGGTGGGGTTCTGGCCCGGCCGGGGAGACGACTCGGAAACCTTCGAAATCGGATATTTCATCGGTCGGGAATTCTGGAACCAGGGCTTCGCCACCGCAGCGGTGGCAAAAGCCGTCGAATCGGCCCGCCGGGTGGGCGTGGAATGCCTCCAGGCCCTGGTCCGGCCTGAGAACGCCGCTTCCATCCGCGTCCTGGAAAAGAACGGTTTTCTCTTTCTGGGAGAGGTGCAGCGCGACCAACCCCTGCGCGGCGGCATGCGCACGCTGGAGCTTTGGGAACGCGACATCGAGCCCCTGGGCAAGAGCCGGGACACAGAGGCCATGCGCGAATCCCTGCGGCGCAGCAAACCTCGCGGCTGGGACGAATGA
- a CDS encoding DUF1499 domain-containing protein: MSVRRMLNLAAMMSLLVISSCASSPPQGLGVHGGGLSACPSSPNCVYSADPDADRRVEPLPADGSVDAVLDRLAKLVESQPRATVVRRDGAYLHAEFRSRVFGFVDDVEFLYLPSEGLVQMRSAARLGWWDMGVNRARAQRLREQWLRN; encoded by the coding sequence ATGAGTGTCCGCCGTATGCTCAACCTGGCGGCCATGATGTCCCTGCTGGTCATTTCCTCCTGCGCGTCGAGCCCTCCCCAGGGACTCGGCGTTCATGGCGGCGGTCTTTCGGCCTGTCCGTCCAGCCCCAACTGCGTCTATTCCGCGGATCCGGATGCGGATCGCCGGGTCGAGCCCCTGCCGGCCGACGGGAGCGTGGACGCGGTGCTGGACCGTCTGGCGAAACTGGTGGAGTCGCAGCCGCGTGCCACGGTGGTCCGGCGCGACGGCGCCTATCTGCATGCGGAATTCCGCAGCAGGGTCTTCGGGTTCGTGGACGACGTGGAGTTCCTTTATCTGCCCTCGGAGGGGCTCGTGCAGATGCGCTCCGCGGCGCGTCTGGGCTGGTGGGACATGGGCGTCAACCGCGCCAGGGCGCAGCGCCTGCGCGAGCAATGGCTGCGCAACTGA
- a CDS encoding chloride channel protein, with the protein MPNRFLHSLLALPQKNREVANLLLAILIGGLAGYGALFFRYVLMSTQWLFYQHSADALTWLGAVPWWLKIVLPAGGGIVVGLIVHYFAREAKGHGVPEVMEAIVLRNGQIRKRVAFAKIVASAITIGSGGSVGREGPMVQIGASIGSSVGQVFKVPSMDMRTMVGCGAAAGIAATFNAPIAGVLFALEIIVGDFGLLSFSPVVLSSVTATTISRYYLGDLPAFVIPDYSIVSLWEFTFYPILGVLTALASLLFIKTLYAFEDGFEALRVPDWTKPALGGALLGVVVIFFPETFGVGYGAMNLSLTNQMTGWWLLLLVFVKILATCLVLGSGGSGGIFAPSLFMGAMLGGAFGWAMNAIFPGITAQPGAYALVGMGAMVAGTTYAPITAILILFELTNSYSIILPLMITCILATIINSTVRRGSIYTTKLLRRGIDIMAGRAGNVLQSLLVSEVMDDNVHVIPESAALERIIWTFKTENAPYLHVVDRDGRLTGIISFRDIRAVLNEPSLFKLVIAKDLATCRPAVVTPSDTLQVASQLLSSKGVSQLPVVDSEAGFHPIGTLKESSLTAAYNQAMVRHAIIREET; encoded by the coding sequence GCGCGGACGCCCTGACATGGCTCGGCGCGGTGCCCTGGTGGCTGAAGATCGTGCTGCCCGCGGGCGGCGGCATCGTGGTCGGGCTGATCGTGCATTACTTCGCGCGGGAGGCCAAGGGCCACGGTGTGCCGGAGGTCATGGAGGCCATCGTGCTCCGCAACGGGCAGATCCGCAAGCGCGTGGCCTTCGCCAAGATCGTGGCCTCGGCCATCACCATCGGCTCCGGCGGCTCCGTGGGCCGCGAAGGCCCCATGGTCCAGATCGGCGCGTCCATCGGCTCTTCCGTGGGGCAGGTCTTCAAGGTGCCGAGCATGGACATGCGCACCATGGTGGGCTGCGGCGCGGCCGCGGGCATCGCCGCCACCTTTAACGCGCCCATCGCGGGCGTGCTCTTCGCCCTGGAGATCATCGTGGGCGACTTCGGGCTGTTGTCCTTTTCGCCCGTGGTGCTTTCCTCGGTCACGGCGACGACCATCTCGCGCTATTACCTCGGCGACCTGCCCGCCTTCGTCATCCCCGACTATTCCATCGTCTCCCTCTGGGAGTTCACGTTCTACCCTATTCTCGGCGTGCTCACGGCCCTGGCCTCGCTGCTGTTCATCAAGACGCTCTATGCCTTCGAGGACGGCTTCGAGGCCCTGCGCGTGCCGGACTGGACCAAGCCCGCCCTGGGCGGAGCCCTGCTCGGCGTGGTGGTCATCTTTTTCCCGGAGACGTTCGGCGTGGGCTACGGGGCCATGAACCTCTCCCTGACCAACCAGATGACGGGCTGGTGGCTGCTGCTGCTCGTGTTCGTGAAGATCCTAGCCACCTGTCTCGTGCTCGGTTCGGGCGGGTCCGGCGGCATCTTCGCGCCGTCCCTGTTCATGGGGGCCATGCTCGGCGGAGCCTTCGGATGGGCCATGAACGCCATTTTCCCAGGAATAACGGCCCAGCCGGGCGCCTACGCCCTGGTGGGCATGGGGGCCATGGTGGCGGGCACGACCTATGCGCCCATCACTGCCATTCTGATCCTTTTCGAGCTGACCAACAGCTACTCCATCATCCTGCCGCTGATGATCACCTGCATTTTGGCCACGATCATCAACTCCACGGTGCGGCGCGGCTCCATCTACACCACCAAGCTGCTGCGGCGCGGCATCGACATCATGGCGGGCCGGGCCGGAAACGTCCTGCAATCGCTGCTGGTCAGCGAGGTCATGGACGACAACGTGCACGTCATCCCGGAATCGGCCGCCCTGGAGCGGATCATCTGGACCTTCAAGACGGAGAACGCGCCCTACCTGCACGTGGTCGACAGGGATGGCAGGCTGACCGGGATCATCTCCTTCCGCGACATCCGGGCCGTGCTCAACGAGCCTTCGCTGTTCAAGCTGGTCATCGCCAAGGATCTGGCCACCTGCCGCCCGGCGGTGGTCACGCCCAGCGACACGCTCCAGGTCGCCTCGCAGCTGCTCTCCAGCAAGGGTGTTTCCCAGCTGCCCGTCGTGGATTCCGAGGCGGGCTTCCATCCCATCGGCACGCTCAAGGAATCGTCCCTGACCGCCGCCTACAATCAGGCCATGGTCCGGCACGCCATCATTCGGGAGGAAACCTAG